A genomic window from Streptomyces broussonetiae includes:
- a CDS encoding MarR family winged helix-turn-helix transcriptional regulator → MSEAERGLASEQLTGRLAEVFDLVGPLYRRTQRKVEQDVSAEGLSVGVRAVLSMLREHGSMTVPQMGRAQALSRQFVQRMVNEAAARGLVASAPNPAHKRSSLIGLTDKGRAAITAVIDRERAVLRQVGGDVTDAEVDACLRVLARLLELLGNDDLE, encoded by the coding sequence GTGAGTGAGGCAGAGCGTGGCTTGGCGTCCGAACAGTTGACCGGCCGGCTGGCCGAGGTGTTCGACCTGGTGGGGCCGCTGTACCGGCGTACGCAGCGCAAGGTGGAGCAGGACGTGTCCGCCGAGGGGCTGTCGGTCGGGGTGCGGGCCGTACTCAGCATGCTCCGCGAGCACGGGAGCATGACCGTCCCTCAGATGGGTCGGGCCCAGGCGTTGAGCCGCCAGTTCGTGCAGCGCATGGTCAATGAGGCGGCTGCACGAGGGCTGGTCGCGTCCGCACCCAATCCGGCCCACAAGAGATCGTCCCTCATCGGGCTGACCGACAAGGGGCGGGCCGCCATCACCGCCGTCATCGACCGCGAACGCGCGGTGCTGCGTCAGGTCGGCGGCGACGTGACCGACGCCGAGGTCGACGCCTGCCTGCGGGTCCTCGCCCGGCTTCTGGAACTCCTGGGCAACGACGACCTCGAGTGA
- a CDS encoding TetR/AcrR family transcriptional regulator, whose product MTPSTSHDDGKPRLRADAARNRAQILTAARDAFRELGTAAPLDEIARRAGVNIATLYRRFPDRDALVRQVVVDGFVLVRRLAREALEAAPADPLAAIEGLLLSMVDEREMLVLPLIGGPVTDDPEALELQRGTSAAMEELLAGARARGVVRPDATAVDLITTAALACRPLPYLPAELATAVATRHVRIFVDGLRPAKARPLPPAPTYEEVTAHLRPAADADR is encoded by the coding sequence ATGACCCCCAGCACATCCCACGACGACGGAAAGCCGCGCCTGCGCGCGGACGCCGCACGGAACCGCGCCCAGATCCTCACCGCGGCGCGCGACGCCTTCAGGGAGCTGGGCACGGCAGCCCCCTTGGACGAGATCGCCCGCCGCGCAGGGGTCAACATCGCCACGCTCTACCGGCGCTTCCCGGACCGTGACGCCCTGGTGCGACAGGTCGTCGTCGACGGCTTCGTGCTGGTGCGCCGCCTCGCCCGTGAGGCCTTGGAGGCCGCACCGGCGGACCCGCTCGCCGCCATCGAGGGGCTGTTGCTGAGCATGGTCGACGAGCGGGAGATGCTGGTCCTGCCCTTGATCGGAGGGCCTGTCACCGACGACCCCGAGGCCCTCGAGCTTCAGCGAGGGACCTCGGCCGCGATGGAGGAGCTACTGGCCGGTGCCCGTGCGCGGGGTGTCGTACGCCCCGATGCGACAGCCGTGGATCTGATCACCACCGCCGCGCTGGCCTGCCGCCCGTTGCCCTACCTGCCTGCCGAGCTGGCCACCGCCGTCGCCACGCGCCACGTACGTATCTTCGTCGACGGCCTGCGCCCGGCCAAGGCGCGGCCGCTCCCGCCCGCCCCCACGTACGAGGAGGTGACCGCCCACCTCCGGCCTGCGGCCGATGCCGACCGATGA
- a CDS encoding ABC-2 transporter permease, whose product MLSATAGLRKALLAPVITALAIGGIFVGVYLAAFHSPAAHHQPLGIAASDSVAARTELSLNNEAPDAYVFYRYADAAAAHEAVTHDEVPAVLVSDHAGLRLIAAGAQGPSTISSLSAAVTQAVGHPVPVRDVRPLADGDARGLSAFYAAFGVVLAGFLFAVSSYQIAPRLALFARVASMLAFSVASGLIVALIAHTGFDALPAPYATVAVVVGLLAWATAAAAGVLLRLFGPIGMPVASVVLLILGNATSGGILPATFLPSWLAPLADVMPPAAAITGLRDAGYFHGEHVTPAMLTLTAWGVGCLAIQYILDRTAARRAHARGASTAARVVGQLSA is encoded by the coding sequence GTGCTCTCCGCAACCGCGGGCCTGCGCAAGGCGTTGCTCGCCCCGGTCATCACGGCACTCGCCATTGGTGGCATCTTTGTCGGCGTCTACCTGGCGGCCTTCCACTCCCCGGCCGCACACCACCAGCCACTCGGAATCGCCGCTTCCGACTCGGTCGCCGCGCGGACGGAGCTGTCTCTCAACAACGAGGCGCCGGACGCCTACGTCTTCTACCGGTACGCCGACGCGGCGGCCGCTCACGAGGCGGTCACGCACGACGAGGTTCCGGCTGTGCTCGTCTCCGACCACGCAGGACTCCGTCTCATCGCGGCCGGAGCGCAGGGGCCGTCCACCATCTCCAGTCTGTCGGCAGCGGTGACACAGGCCGTCGGTCACCCCGTACCGGTCCGGGACGTACGGCCGCTCGCCGACGGTGACGCTCGCGGGCTCTCGGCCTTCTACGCCGCTTTCGGGGTGGTGCTCGCCGGGTTCCTCTTCGCGGTCTCCTCGTACCAGATCGCCCCGCGCCTGGCACTGTTCGCCCGGGTCGCATCGATGCTGGCCTTCTCCGTCGCCTCCGGCCTGATCGTGGCGCTCATCGCGCACACCGGTTTCGACGCGCTTCCCGCACCCTACGCCACGGTCGCTGTGGTCGTGGGCCTGCTGGCGTGGGCGACCGCTGCCGCTGCCGGGGTGTTGCTGCGGCTGTTCGGACCGATCGGCATGCCGGTCGCCTCCGTGGTGCTGCTGATCCTGGGCAACGCCACCTCCGGCGGTATCCTGCCCGCCACCTTCCTGCCCTCCTGGCTCGCACCACTGGCCGACGTCATGCCCCCGGCCGCGGCCATCACCGGCCTGCGCGACGCCGGCTACTTCCATGGCGAGCACGTGACCCCTGCGATGCTGACGCTGACGGCGTGGGGAGTCGGCTGCCTGGCGATCCAGTACATCCTCGACCGGACGGCGGCGCGCCGCGCACACGCCAGGGGTGCTTCGACCGCGGCCAGGGTGGTCGGGCAACTCTCCGCTTGA
- a CDS encoding helix-turn-helix transcriptional regulator, with translation MSGGAQPPAPPRAASGGLLEGLSISEAEQNTYLHVLAAATCTAAGLATELDITADRAERLLTVLAERGLVTRHDGAPVRWSAAAPDVAIEALLLRREEELLRTRGRVGELMRVYRRAQRPQAADLLEVITGQAAIAERWRQMQDGARRQLLLFDKPPHISPTDTELERSLLARRVRIRAVYEAGSVSAPGRLAEIREVVTAGEEARVLPELPCKLAIVDDRWAMLPVATGSEAQAAVLVRASSLLDALTGMFEAYWHRAVRVPDADGPTIGAGNRRGELLTLLSAGFTDDSIARQLGVSPRTVQRWVREVMDDLGARTRFQAGIQAARAGLL, from the coding sequence GTGTCAGGCGGAGCCCAGCCACCGGCGCCCCCGCGCGCGGCCTCGGGCGGCCTGCTCGAGGGCCTGAGCATTTCTGAAGCGGAACAGAACACTTACCTGCATGTCCTCGCCGCTGCGACCTGTACGGCCGCCGGTCTCGCCACGGAGTTGGACATCACCGCCGACCGTGCCGAGCGGCTGCTGACCGTACTCGCCGAACGGGGTCTGGTCACCCGGCACGACGGCGCTCCGGTCCGCTGGTCGGCCGCAGCGCCTGACGTCGCGATCGAGGCGTTGCTGCTACGGCGGGAGGAGGAACTGCTGCGCACCCGCGGCCGGGTGGGCGAGCTGATGCGGGTCTACCGGCGGGCCCAACGGCCACAGGCAGCCGATCTGTTGGAGGTGATCACCGGACAGGCCGCCATCGCCGAACGCTGGCGGCAGATGCAGGACGGCGCCCGTCGGCAGCTCCTGCTCTTCGACAAACCCCCGCACATCTCGCCCACCGACACCGAACTGGAGCGCTCCCTGCTGGCCCGCAGAGTGCGCATCCGCGCGGTGTACGAGGCGGGTTCGGTCAGCGCCCCCGGTCGACTGGCCGAGATCCGCGAGGTGGTCACAGCCGGAGAGGAGGCAAGGGTGCTACCCGAACTCCCGTGCAAGCTGGCGATCGTGGACGACCGCTGGGCCATGCTTCCGGTGGCCACCGGCTCCGAGGCACAGGCCGCGGTCCTGGTTCGCGCCTCTTCCCTGCTGGACGCCCTCACCGGCATGTTCGAGGCGTACTGGCATCGGGCAGTACGGGTGCCGGACGCGGACGGCCCGACGATCGGCGCGGGGAACCGCCGGGGGGAGCTGCTGACACTGCTGTCTGCCGGGTTCACCGATGACAGCATCGCTCGCCAGTTGGGCGTTTCACCACGCACCGTCCAGCGGTGGGTGCGCGAGGTGATGGACGACCTCGGCGCGCGGACACGCTTCCAGGCCGGCATCCAGGCGGCGCGGGCCGGCCTGCTCTAG
- a CDS encoding G1 family glutamic endopeptidase, which translates to MGTNTGTRRNRFTGRAAAAGLLLAAAALVPACAGTSAAASTGFGPQAKRFQDSNWGGYVATGSFGTIAGSWTEPHVTCNSSNDLFAPWVGLDGYGSQTVEQTGVQTDCSSGSPVLSAWYEMYPAAPVYWDDPVSEGDTITASAVSNGGGNYTLTLTDNTRGWTEHVDQNLGAQNASAEAVIESPTQSYPSFSELDFSGVTVDGQSFDATNPQAFTSGGYAPGPLSGGSFSMTPNGAARTPHVPAERPGVIRY; encoded by the coding sequence ATGGGCACGAACACAGGAACCAGACGCAATCGTTTCACCGGTCGAGCGGCAGCCGCGGGTCTGCTGCTCGCCGCCGCCGCTCTCGTCCCCGCGTGTGCGGGAACGTCGGCCGCAGCCAGTACGGGCTTCGGCCCCCAAGCCAAGCGATTCCAGGACAGCAACTGGGGCGGGTACGTTGCCACCGGAAGCTTCGGCACCATCGCCGGCTCCTGGACCGAACCGCATGTCACCTGCAACAGCAGTAACGACCTGTTCGCCCCCTGGGTCGGCCTGGACGGCTACGGCTCACAGACGGTGGAACAGACCGGCGTGCAGACGGACTGCTCCAGCGGGTCGCCGGTTCTCTCGGCCTGGTACGAGATGTACCCCGCTGCCCCGGTGTACTGGGACGACCCGGTCTCCGAAGGCGACACCATCACGGCCTCAGCGGTCTCCAACGGCGGCGGCAACTACACGCTGACGCTCACCGACAACACCAGGGGCTGGACCGAACACGTCGACCAGAACCTCGGCGCGCAGAACGCCAGCGCCGAAGCGGTCATCGAATCCCCCACGCAGAGCTATCCGTCCTTCAGCGAACTGGACTTCTCCGGTGTGACGGTGGACGGCCAGTCGTTCGACGCGACGAATCCGCAGGCGTTCACCAGCGGCGGCTACGCGCCGGGACCGCTGTCCGGAGGTTCCTTCTCCATGACACCGAACGGCGCCGCCCGTACGCCGCACGTGCCCGCCGAACGACCGGGTGTCATCCGCTACTGA
- a CDS encoding class I SAM-dependent methyltransferase — MTDEQERVQPSGVWATAVGVARVRARETERENALFRDPLAQAFATAGGLGPSSPPLPGDEAERRRRLGLALSIVIRTKFLDDLLQQASASGVRQVVLLGAGMDSRAFRMDWPEGTRLFEVDTAAPLDFKASVLRQERAVARCERITVAVDLREDWPAALAAAGHDPAAPTVWIAEGLLIYLPEDAVELLLARISAQSAAGSRMGLTLGPRGVIERFGADAVPGSAASMWVSETPDDPVGWLAGHGWEASSHTLRERAAAYGRPISTPPQLEEGPGGLISAVRR, encoded by the coding sequence GTGACTGATGAGCAGGAGCGGGTGCAGCCGTCGGGAGTGTGGGCCACGGCGGTCGGGGTGGCCAGGGTGCGGGCGCGGGAGACCGAGCGGGAGAACGCGTTGTTCCGCGACCCACTGGCACAGGCCTTCGCCACCGCCGGGGGCCTGGGGCCCTCCTCGCCGCCGCTGCCCGGTGACGAGGCTGAGCGACGCCGTCGGCTGGGCCTGGCGTTGTCCATCGTCATCAGAACGAAGTTCCTCGACGACCTGTTGCAGCAGGCCTCCGCGTCCGGGGTCCGGCAGGTCGTGCTGCTCGGCGCCGGCATGGACAGCCGGGCCTTCCGGATGGACTGGCCCGAGGGCACCCGGCTGTTCGAGGTCGACACCGCCGCGCCACTGGACTTCAAGGCTTCGGTGCTGCGCCAGGAGCGGGCCGTGGCACGCTGCGAGCGGATCACCGTCGCGGTGGATCTGCGTGAGGACTGGCCGGCCGCGCTGGCCGCCGCAGGTCACGACCCGGCGGCGCCGACCGTGTGGATCGCCGAAGGACTGCTGATCTATCTGCCCGAGGACGCGGTGGAACTGCTGCTGGCCCGGATCAGCGCACAGTCGGCGGCAGGCAGTCGAATGGGGCTGACGTTGGGCCCGCGCGGCGTGATCGAGCGCTTCGGGGCGGACGCCGTGCCGGGATCGGCGGCGTCCATGTGGGTCTCGGAGACGCCCGACGACCCGGTGGGCTGGCTGGCCGGGCACGGATGGGAGGCCAGCAGTCACACCCTGCGCGAGCGTGCTGCCGCCTACGGCCGCCCGATCAGCACCCCGCCACAGCTCGAGGAGGGGCCAGGCGGACTGATCTCGGCGGTCCGCCGGTAA
- a CDS encoding DUF6215 domain-containing protein, which yields MLGFLLRLLPFWVREPLLIAIGSVLGVRIMYLAVRDHDWGAAGLGVVFLVFTAIRVHAVVRALRARRNPSPAASADEAAASTYGAAVGATRTQAQAQVGQRPGPGTAEKEPNAWGQAVAAVAVFGALAAALWLAPKVLPSDDSTPQPASCSGGAHDELPSAYAKTPRAVTGDELCQALNRPDLAQLLRTPGERASTASGTSSTAPLTDGKVARPEAEVRFDTYTVNLSATYNELSTAQYVNLMKIGGEREIKTETVLGRPAVFSSDHTMKFQISLGSGGSGVPVEQGPPARTLSVALDEKDRGGYYDFTVWSTSGALPDDSVLLDIAEKVLPTLPERGAR from the coding sequence GTGCTCGGTTTCCTGCTCCGTCTGCTGCCGTTCTGGGTCCGTGAGCCCCTGCTCATCGCAATCGGGTCCGTGCTCGGCGTGCGCATCATGTATCTCGCAGTCCGCGACCACGACTGGGGCGCGGCCGGTCTCGGTGTGGTGTTCCTGGTGTTCACCGCGATACGCGTCCACGCTGTGGTCCGGGCACTGCGCGCACGCCGGAACCCGAGTCCGGCAGCCTCCGCGGACGAGGCGGCGGCCTCAACGTACGGGGCGGCGGTCGGCGCCACCCGGACGCAGGCCCAGGCCCAAGTCGGGCAGCGTCCCGGCCCGGGCACTGCAGAGAAGGAACCCAACGCGTGGGGCCAGGCCGTCGCGGCCGTGGCCGTGTTCGGGGCACTCGCGGCCGCACTGTGGCTGGCCCCAAAGGTGCTGCCGTCCGACGACAGCACACCGCAGCCTGCCTCGTGTTCGGGAGGTGCACACGACGAACTGCCGTCGGCCTACGCGAAGACACCCCGGGCGGTGACCGGTGACGAGCTGTGCCAGGCGCTCAACCGCCCCGACCTGGCTCAACTCCTTCGAACACCTGGAGAGAGAGCGAGCACGGCTTCCGGCACCAGCAGCACCGCTCCCCTGACCGACGGGAAGGTCGCCCGACCGGAGGCCGAGGTCAGGTTCGACACATACACCGTGAACCTCTCGGCCACATACAACGAGCTGTCGACTGCCCAGTACGTGAACCTGATGAAGATCGGTGGTGAGAGGGAGATCAAGACGGAAACCGTTCTCGGCCGGCCCGCGGTCTTCTCCTCCGATCACACCATGAAGTTCCAGATCAGTCTCGGGAGCGGCGGATCCGGCGTACCGGTGGAACAAGGTCCGCCGGCCAGGACGCTGTCGGTGGCCCTCGACGAGAAAGACCGCGGCGGCTACTACGACTTCACCGTGTGGAGCACGTCCGGAGCCCTGCCGGACGACAGCGTTCTCCTCGACATCGCCGAGAAGGTTCTTCCGACGCTCCCCGAACGGGGCGCTCGATGA
- a CDS encoding GNAT family N-acetyltransferase: MINVVLRLSARDLVHADLASCGWAGSDHHLVGVAEQLERARIGEVDYLAICPATNIPVAKGGVDYQVKEGVGTLWQLAVHPALQSCGIGTFLVEAAETRIRNRGLGQAELAVEEKNSRARALYERLGYVAYDRQPDAWDEQAPDGSLRRYETMCTLMRKELA; the protein is encoded by the coding sequence ATGATCAACGTGGTGTTGAGGCTGTCAGCCCGTGACTTGGTGCATGCGGACCTGGCGTCGTGCGGGTGGGCAGGGTCTGACCATCACCTGGTCGGCGTCGCCGAGCAGTTGGAACGTGCCCGGATCGGTGAGGTCGACTACCTTGCAATCTGCCCTGCAACCAACATCCCCGTGGCGAAGGGCGGCGTCGACTACCAGGTCAAGGAAGGCGTCGGCACTTTGTGGCAGCTGGCAGTCCACCCCGCACTGCAGTCGTGCGGGATCGGCACGTTCCTTGTCGAAGCCGCGGAAACGCGGATCAGGAACCGCGGTCTGGGGCAGGCCGAGCTGGCCGTGGAGGAGAAGAACTCCCGGGCACGTGCCCTGTACGAACGACTGGGGTACGTCGCCTACGACCGTCAACCGGACGCGTGGGACGAGCAAGCCCCTGATGGCTCGTTGCGCCGCTACGAAACGATGTGCACATTGATGCGGAAGGAACTCGCGTAG
- a CDS encoding chaplin, translating to MNRVTRTGVVTLFVASGAMAVAGPVHADSAADGSAVGSPGLISGNTVQLPVHVPVNICGNTVDVAGLLNPAMGNSCTNAGAKDRAGATGQATAVGRTQDSPGVVSGNDLQLPIDLPLNVSGNTVNVVGVGNPVFGNESVNSPDARPSEPARTAPEPPARTTPPARSVPPVKPTPHKPRSMPRTTHAITPEWTKNSLAETGADGIWTAVAASGTALLGGTVLYRRFRVPTAR from the coding sequence ATGAATCGGGTCACCCGCACCGGTGTGGTCACCCTCTTCGTCGCCTCGGGCGCGATGGCTGTGGCGGGGCCGGTGCACGCGGACTCTGCGGCAGACGGCTCCGCGGTCGGCTCACCAGGGCTGATCTCCGGCAATACGGTCCAACTGCCGGTGCACGTCCCGGTGAACATCTGCGGCAACACAGTCGACGTGGCCGGGCTCCTCAATCCCGCCATGGGCAACAGCTGCACCAACGCAGGAGCCAAGGACCGGGCCGGGGCGACGGGCCAGGCCACGGCCGTCGGCAGGACACAGGACTCGCCGGGTGTCGTTTCCGGCAACGACCTCCAGCTGCCGATCGATCTGCCGCTGAACGTGAGCGGCAACACGGTCAACGTGGTCGGCGTGGGGAATCCCGTCTTCGGCAATGAGTCCGTGAACTCCCCGGACGCCCGTCCCAGCGAGCCCGCCCGTACTGCACCCGAGCCGCCCGCTCGGACCACACCGCCGGCCCGCTCCGTACCGCCGGTCAAGCCGACGCCGCACAAGCCGCGTTCCATGCCCAGGACGACGCATGCGATCACGCCTGAGTGGACGAAGAACTCGCTCGCCGAGACCGGCGCCGACGGGATCTGGACGGCCGTTGCCGCGAGTGGTACGGCACTCCTTGGCGGAACGGTGCTGTACCGCCGCTTCCGCGTACCGACGGCACGCTGA
- a CDS encoding class I SAM-dependent methyltransferase: MPEMSVAHFYDELADDYHLIYSDWDASIRRQGNALDALIGQDRAAVLDCSCGIGTQAIGLALRGHRVTGTDLSPRAAARASREGARRGLSLRTAAADMRRLPFPDARFDTVVCADNALPHLLTEQDVLAALAEMRRVLRAAGLLLVSTRPYDDLVRDRPVSTPPQVHRVADRVGGGERTVTFQLWHWHDDGEHYDFELFQLLPAGGEWRVKVHRTTFWALGQDRLAGLAAEAGFVDPRWRMPQETGFFQPLLVARAGG; encoded by the coding sequence ATGCCCGAGATGTCAGTGGCGCACTTCTACGACGAACTGGCCGACGACTACCATCTGATCTACTCGGACTGGGACGCGAGCATCCGCCGACAGGGGAACGCCCTGGATGCCCTGATCGGCCAGGACCGTGCAGCGGTGCTTGACTGTTCCTGTGGCATCGGTACCCAGGCCATCGGCCTGGCACTGCGCGGACACCGCGTCACCGGGACCGACCTCAGCCCCCGTGCCGCCGCCCGCGCTAGCCGTGAAGGCGCCCGCAGGGGCCTGAGCCTGCGGACGGCCGCCGCCGACATGCGGCGCCTCCCGTTTCCCGATGCGCGGTTCGACACCGTCGTGTGCGCCGACAATGCGCTACCTCATCTGCTGACGGAGCAGGATGTGCTCGCCGCGCTGGCCGAGATGCGCCGCGTGCTGCGTGCCGCCGGCCTGCTGCTGGTCAGCACACGTCCCTATGACGACCTGGTGCGCGACCGCCCGGTTTCGACGCCTCCGCAAGTCCACCGGGTCGCCGACCGTGTCGGCGGCGGGGAACGAACCGTCACCTTCCAGCTCTGGCACTGGCACGACGACGGCGAGCACTACGACTTCGAGCTCTTCCAACTTCTTCCGGCAGGCGGAGAGTGGCGCGTGAAGGTCCACCGGACCACCTTCTGGGCGCTCGGCCAGGACCGACTGGCCGGCCTCGCAGCCGAGGCCGGATTTGTCGACCCCAGGTGGCGGATGCCGCAGGAGACGGGCTTCTTCCAGCCGTTGCTTGTGGCCCGCGCCGGTGGGTAG
- a CDS encoding LysR family transcriptional regulator: MIDVQRLRVLRAVAELGSFNQAAAVLHLTPSAVSQHVAALERSVGAQVVVRSTRGVTLTPAGRIMVGAAESVAAELEHARQQVDRLGSGRTQLTVATFTSGGRLLLPGALARLTATHPETVVHVRETEPEDSLPLVRQGAVDLALAYHFDGPLPGRQGPSSSLAWTGLMEDPLYVVLPDAHPLADRETIDIAELAAEPWVLGCRKTETYLRRYAERAGFAPEVRGTTTDYFFARSLVAAGTGISLIPSIAQTPQVSGLRTVPITPPTPTRHIGVATLLRRNHAQVSTLIQALQEQAAALEET; this comes from the coding sequence TTGATCGATGTGCAGCGGTTGCGTGTCCTGCGAGCGGTGGCGGAGCTGGGCAGCTTCAACCAGGCGGCGGCAGTCCTCCACCTCACCCCCTCGGCCGTGTCCCAGCACGTCGCCGCACTGGAGCGCAGCGTCGGCGCCCAGGTCGTGGTGCGTAGCACGCGCGGAGTCACGCTCACCCCGGCCGGCCGGATCATGGTCGGGGCCGCCGAGTCGGTCGCCGCGGAACTCGAACACGCCAGACAGCAGGTCGACCGGCTCGGCAGCGGCCGCACCCAGCTCACTGTCGCCACCTTCACCAGCGGCGGCAGGCTCCTGCTACCCGGCGCACTCGCCCGCCTCACCGCCACCCATCCCGAGACCGTGGTCCACGTCAGGGAGACCGAGCCCGAAGACAGCCTGCCACTGGTCCGCCAGGGCGCCGTGGACCTCGCCCTCGCCTACCACTTCGACGGCCCGCTGCCCGGTCGGCAGGGCCCGAGTTCCAGCCTGGCGTGGACTGGGCTCATGGAAGACCCCCTGTATGTCGTCCTGCCCGACGCCCATCCTCTGGCCGACCGCGAGACGATCGACATCGCCGAGCTGGCCGCCGAGCCCTGGGTACTCGGCTGCCGCAAGACCGAGACGTACCTGCGCCGCTACGCCGAACGTGCCGGATTCGCCCCGGAGGTGCGCGGCACGACAACGGACTACTTCTTCGCCCGCTCGCTCGTCGCTGCGGGCACGGGAATCTCGCTGATCCCCTCCATCGCGCAGACCCCGCAAGTGTCAGGATTGCGCACCGTCCCGATCACACCGCCGACTCCGACCCGGCACATCGGCGTTGCCACGCTCCTCCGCCGCAACCACGCCCAGGTCAGCACACTGATACAGGCCCTTCAGGAACAGGCAGCAGCGCTGGAGGAAACCTGA
- a CDS encoding NAD-dependent epimerase/dehydratase family protein, which yields MQKISVIGGSRYFGKLLVERLVSAGHQVTVINRGSTPPPAGAEHLVVDRNDESALIAALGSRTFDVVVDQICYTPVQAAIAARVFSGRTRRYVMTSTIEVYDPATAELPTVPPGTPVPEEAVDASTWQVAMDLPWHDAAYLQAHYAEGKRQAEAVFARHQGFGFAAVRSAHVLGGGAAEFTGRLAHYVEHVTRGTQITVHAEALPTVFIHYEELADLLLWVATLTDVTGPINACSDGPLDVHDLGAVIAAQAGRKAMYVSAAEGEPASPFSFDRHYVMSNARAKELGFSFSHTTSWLPGAVAEALAASAAPTA from the coding sequence ATGCAAAAGATCAGCGTCATCGGCGGAAGCCGGTACTTCGGAAAGCTCCTGGTCGAGCGTCTGGTGTCGGCCGGCCACCAGGTCACGGTGATCAATCGCGGCTCCACCCCGCCGCCTGCCGGGGCCGAGCACCTCGTCGTCGACCGCAACGACGAGTCCGCCCTGATCGCTGCCCTCGGCTCCCGCACCTTCGACGTGGTCGTCGACCAGATCTGCTACACCCCGGTGCAGGCCGCCATCGCCGCCCGCGTCTTCAGCGGCCGCACCCGACGCTACGTCATGACCTCCACCATCGAGGTCTACGACCCGGCGACCGCCGAACTGCCGACCGTCCCGCCCGGCACTCCGGTGCCGGAGGAGGCCGTGGACGCGTCCACGTGGCAGGTGGCCATGGACCTGCCGTGGCACGACGCGGCGTACCTGCAGGCGCACTACGCCGAAGGCAAGCGCCAGGCGGAAGCCGTCTTCGCCCGACATCAGGGGTTCGGTTTCGCCGCCGTGCGCAGCGCCCACGTGCTCGGTGGCGGTGCGGCGGAGTTCACCGGCCGACTGGCGCACTACGTCGAGCACGTCACCCGGGGCACGCAGATCACGGTGCATGCCGAGGCTCTGCCCACGGTCTTCATCCACTACGAGGAGCTGGCGGACCTGTTGCTGTGGGTGGCCACGCTCACCGACGTCACCGGCCCGATCAACGCCTGCTCCGACGGTCCGCTCGACGTCCACGACCTGGGTGCCGTCATCGCCGCACAGGCCGGCAGGAAGGCCATGTACGTAAGCGCCGCCGAGGGCGAGCCTGCCTCGCCGTTCTCCTTCGACCGCCACTACGTCATGAGCAACGCCCGCGCCAAAGAACTGGGCTTCTCCTTCTCCCACACCACCAGCTGGCTCCCCGGTGCCGTGGCCGAAGCCCTCGCCGCATCCGCCGCCCCCACCGCCTGA
- a CDS encoding aldo/keto reductase gives MQYRTIANTTVSAFGLGAMPLSIEHRPDEQQAIATIHAALDAGVTLIDTADSYHWHAGEAGHNELLIARALARYGGDTSHLLVATKGGRGRPGDGSWTVTATPAHLKRAAEASLQRLGVEAIGLYQLHKPDPDVPWAESVGALRELLDAGTIRAAGISNVTTGQIREAHAILGDGLVSVQNQYSPAVRDSEPELRLSTQLGLAFLPWSPLGGISRSSLEEPSGPTAASTAFHRIAAEHGVSPQQIALAWLLTRSPAVIPVPGASRPASIQDSAKAAELELSEAEQTQLEDTLLR, from the coding sequence ATGCAGTACCGCACCATCGCAAACACCACTGTCAGCGCCTTCGGCCTGGGCGCCATGCCGCTGTCCATCGAGCACCGCCCGGACGAACAGCAAGCCATCGCCACCATCCACGCCGCCCTGGACGCCGGGGTCACGCTCATCGACACCGCCGACAGCTACCACTGGCACGCCGGCGAAGCCGGTCACAACGAACTCCTCATCGCCCGCGCCCTGGCCCGCTACGGCGGCGACACCTCCCACCTCCTCGTCGCCACCAAGGGAGGCCGTGGCCGTCCCGGCGACGGCAGCTGGACCGTCACCGCCACCCCTGCCCACCTCAAGCGTGCCGCCGAAGCCTCCCTGCAGCGCCTGGGCGTCGAGGCCATCGGCCTGTACCAGCTGCACAAGCCGGACCCGGATGTGCCCTGGGCGGAGTCCGTCGGCGCACTGCGCGAACTGCTCGACGCCGGAACCATCCGCGCCGCCGGGATCTCCAACGTCACCACCGGCCAGATCCGCGAGGCGCATGCGATCCTCGGCGACGGTCTCGTCTCCGTACAGAACCAGTACTCCCCTGCAGTGCGCGACAGTGAGCCCGAACTGCGGCTGAGTACGCAGCTCGGGCTGGCCTTCCTGCCCTGGAGCCCACTGGGCGGTATCTCCCGAAGCTCCCTTGAGGAACCCTCCGGTCCGACTGCTGCGAGCACCGCCTTCCACCGCATCGCGGCCGAGCACGGCGTCAGCCCCCAGCAAATCGCCCTGGCCTGGCTCCTGACCCGCTCCCCGGCGGTGATCCCGGTGCCGGGCGCCAGCCGCCCGGCATCGATCCAGGACTCTGCCAAGGCGGCGGAGCTCGAGCTGAGTGAGGCGGAGCAGACGCAGTTGGAAGACACACTGCTCCGCTGA